One part of the Roseomonas gilardii genome encodes these proteins:
- a CDS encoding MFS transporter has product MGSKPPGQGLAPAGNYRWFIIGLLFVITTINYMDRNLLAVLKPTIQGELHFNESEYGNIVFAFSMAYAAGYAGMGAFTDKVGVRWGLAVAAMIWSAASASHGLVTSVSGFILARVMLGLGEGGNFPTCIKSVATWFPVRDRALATGIFNSGSNIGGLLAPLIAAFVTVHWGWQTAFYITGLVGFVWVAVWLATYRAPEEHPKVNPAELRYIQSDHEVAPPSRKVPWSHLLRYPGTWVYLVGGILTNPVWWFYNNWVPSFLFSKFHVNLMALGLPLVVIYLMTDVGSIGGGWLSGRLMRSGFGVFTARKMALLVCALCTVPVFLAPMTEQIWVAVLLIGLAMAAHQGFSANLFTLVSDTMPKEAVAGAVGLGGCISSILGGFSAVVVGHVLDATNNNYTLVFFVGAGAYVVAVTLIHFMLPKDKAVSLDAARARV; this is encoded by the coding sequence ATGGGCAGCAAACCGCCCGGGCAGGGCTTGGCACCCGCCGGAAATTACAGATGGTTCATTATCGGTTTACTTTTCGTCATCACGACGATCAACTACATGGACCGCAACCTGCTGGCGGTGCTGAAGCCGACCATCCAGGGTGAACTCCACTTCAACGAGAGCGAGTACGGCAACATCGTCTTCGCCTTCAGCATGGCCTATGCGGCCGGCTATGCGGGGATGGGTGCCTTCACCGACAAGGTGGGCGTGCGCTGGGGGCTGGCGGTGGCCGCGATGATCTGGTCTGCGGCCTCGGCCTCGCACGGGCTGGTGACCTCGGTGAGCGGCTTCATCCTGGCCCGCGTCATGCTGGGGCTGGGCGAGGGCGGCAACTTCCCGACCTGCATCAAGTCGGTGGCGACCTGGTTTCCGGTGCGCGACCGGGCGCTGGCCACGGGCATCTTCAATTCCGGCAGCAATATCGGCGGGCTGCTGGCGCCGCTGATCGCGGCTTTCGTCACCGTGCACTGGGGCTGGCAGACGGCGTTCTACATCACCGGCCTGGTGGGCTTCGTCTGGGTGGCGGTGTGGCTCGCGACCTACCGGGCGCCGGAGGAGCACCCGAAGGTGAACCCGGCGGAGCTGCGCTATATCCAGAGCGACCACGAGGTGGCGCCGCCGTCGCGGAAAGTGCCCTGGTCGCACCTGCTGCGCTATCCGGGCACCTGGGTCTATCTGGTGGGCGGCATCCTGACCAACCCCGTCTGGTGGTTCTACAACAACTGGGTGCCGAGCTTCCTGTTCTCGAAGTTCCACGTGAACCTGATGGCGCTGGGCCTGCCGCTGGTGGTGATCTACCTGATGACGGATGTGGGCTCGATCGGCGGCGGCTGGCTGTCGGGGCGGCTGATGCGTTCGGGCTTCGGGGTGTTCACGGCGCGCAAGATGGCGCTGCTGGTCTGCGCGCTCTGCACCGTGCCGGTCTTCCTGGCGCCGATGACGGAGCAGATCTGGGTGGCGGTGCTGCTGATCGGCCTGGCCATGGCGGCGCACCAGGGCTTCTCGGCCAACCTGTTCACGCTGGTTTCCGACACCATGCCGAAGGAGGCGGTGGCCGGGGCGGTCGGGCTGGGCGGCTGCATCAGCTCGATCCTGGGCGGCTTCTCGGCCGTGGTGGTGGGGCATGTGCTGGATGCCACGAACAACAACTACACGCTGGTCTTCTTCGTGGGCGCCGGGGCCTATGTGGTCGCGGTGACGCTGATCCACTTCATGCTGCCGAAGGACAAGGCGGTGAGCCTGGACGCGGCGCGCGCCCGGGTCTGA